One genomic region from Gossypium hirsutum isolate 1008001.06 chromosome D13, Gossypium_hirsutum_v2.1, whole genome shotgun sequence encodes:
- the LOC107920784 gene encoding lanC-like protein GCL2, which translates to MADRFFPNVLPDFVPETTQNEQQEIGDTLIKLLSMPYSSLSQHFKRTALDLKETVTLETWGITLQKVSDFTLYCGSLGTAFLLFKSYQLTNNTNDLSLCLAIVDACNSASLSSRDATFLCGRAGVCALGAVAAKYSGNQESLNHYLTPFREIKLSRDLPDELLYGRAGFLWACFFLNKHLGEGTIPSTTTRAVVDEIIKNGRALGKKGGGSPLMFEWYGEKYWGAAHGLAGIIYVLMDTELKPDDAEDVKSTLRYMIRNRFPGGNYPASEQDRKSDVLVHWCHGAPGIALTLVKAAEVFGDDEFLEAAVDAAEVVWNRGLLKRVGICHGISGNAYVFLSLYRKTGNVKFLYKAKAFACFLLDQAHKLISKGEMHGGDRPYSLFEGIGGMAYLFLDMIEPLGSRFPAYEL; encoded by the exons ATGGCGGATCGTTTCTTTCCCAACGTATTGCCGGACTTCGTACCCGAAACAACACAAAACGAACAGCAAGAAATTGGAGATACTCTGATCAAACTTCTATCCATGCCTTACTCTTCTCTATCTCAACATTTCAAACGCACCGCTTTGGACCTCAAAGAAACC GTAACGCTGGAAACGTGGGGGATAACTTTGCAAAAAGTCTCCGACTTTACTCTCTATTGTGGCAGTCTCGGTACTGCTTTCTTGCTCTTCAAATCCTATCAACTTACCAACAACACCAACGACCTCTCCCTCTGCTTAGCCATTGTTGATGCTTGCAACTCCGCTTCCTTATCTTCTCG GGATGCAACCTTTTTATGTGGTCGAGCGGGTGTTTGTGCTCTTGGTGCTGTGGCCGCAAAGTATTCTGGAAATCAAGAGTCGCTTAATCACTACTTAACCCCGTTTAGAGAG ATTAAGCTCTCAAGGGATCTCCCTGATGAATTATTGTATGGAAGAGCTGGGTTTCTATGGGCTTGTTTTTTCTTGAACAAGCATCTTGGTGAAGGGACTATCCCTTCTACAACTACA CGTGCAGtggttgatgaaattatcaaGAATGGCAGGGCGTTGGGGAAGAAAGGAGGAGGAAGTCCTTTGATGTTTGAATGGTATGGAGAAAAGTATTGGGGTGCTGCGCATGGATTGGCAGGTATTATCTATGTGTTAATGGACACGGAGTTGAAACCGGATGACGCTGAGGATGTAAAAAGCACTCTTAGATACATGATTAGGAATCGATTTCCGGGTGGGAACTACCCTGCAAGTGAACAAGATAGGAAGTCGGATGTTCTTGTCCATTGGTGCCATGGAGCCCCTGGGATCGCCCTCACTCTTGTCAAGGCTGCTGAG GTCTTTGGAGATGATGAATTTCTGGAAGCAGCTGTGGATGCAGCAGAGGTGGTGTGGAACCGTGGGTTGCTGAAGCGGGTAGGAATTTGCCATGGCATTAGTGGGAATGCTTATGTTTTCCTTTCACTTTACCGAAAAACAGGCAACGTAAAGTTCTTGTATAAGGCAAAAGCATTTGCTTGCTTTTTGCTTGATCAGGCTCACAAGCTTATATCCAAGGGAGAGATGCATGGGGGTGATAGGCCCTATTCCTTGTTTGAAGGGATTGGGGGTATGGCATATCTTTTCCTAGACATGATTGAGCCCTTGGGTTCCAGATTCCCTGCATATGAGCTCTAA
- the LOC107919389 gene encoding protein MAINTENANCE OF MERISTEMS-like — protein MPNTKLRVSWFRLETLIRTFDLRYDLISALVQRWRSETHTFDFPCRECTVTLEDVALQLGLPIDGNDVTGVSSISRPATPYYELLRPSPSEGKFTNLRFSWLKANFEYFPSTANEREVMQAVRAYIMHLIGGVLMPDANGNTVHLMYLPLLSNLHNTRSYSWGSVVLAMLYRELFRMTDPSAMDIGECLILLWSTNSSIERSYTIPIYRLMIDNHAREGVVVVSWQSSTPVIRLHTVYPDIASTIGGDP, from the exons ATGCCTAATACCAAACTTAGAGTTAGTTGGTTCAGATTAGAGACATTGATCCGGACTTTTGATCTACGATACGACTTGATTTCCGCTTTAGTCCAGCGATGGCGTTCGGAGACCCACACATTTGATTTTCCGTGCAGGGAGTGTACCGTCACTCTAGAAGATGTTGCACTACAGCTCGGGCTTCCCATTGACGGGAATGATGTCACGGGCGTAAGTTCAATCTCTAGGCCGGCTACCCCTTATTATGAATTACTTAGACCCTCGCCAAGTGAGGGGAAATTTACCAATTTGAGATTTTCATGgctaaaggccaattttgagtaTTTTCCAAGTACTGCCAATGAACGGGAGGTGATGCAGGCCGTTCGAGCTTATATTATGCACCTTATAGGTGGTGTACTCATGCCAGATGCAAACGGCAATACggtccacttgatgtacttacctctATTATCCAATTTGCATAACACCCGTTCATATAGTTGGGGGTCCGTAGTTTTAGCCATGCTGTATCGAGAACTTTTTCGGATGACAGATCCTTCTGCGATGGACATAGGCGAATGCCTCATACTGCT ATGGAGTACTAATTCGAGTATCGAGAGGTCATACACGATTCCGATATACCGTCTGATGATTGATAATCATGCTAGAGAGGGG GTAGTGGTGGTATCATGGCAATCGAGTACTCCGGTAATTCGGCTGCATACAGTATATCCTGACATTGCCAGTACAATTGGGGGAGATCCATGA